A part of Hydrogenobacter sp. T-8 genomic DNA contains:
- the thiE gene encoding thiamine phosphate synthase, whose product MALNLPRLYAITDSKRYPDMLQRLEKALKKGIRMVQLREKELSGLEYYQLAKKVRGLTQDYDAMLFINDRVDIALAVNADGVHLPEKGLPPSVVKRIAPNLLVGYSAHSLEQALWAQEEGADFITLSPIFKTKSHPEVEPIGLGLLMEVSQRLSIPVYALGGITWDRIKLCYKNGAYGIAGIGLFFDHVDSNWGTHG is encoded by the coding sequence ATGGCTTTAAATTTGCCAAGACTTTACGCAATAACGGACAGCAAGAGATACCCAGACATGCTCCAAAGGTTGGAGAAGGCTCTCAAGAAGGGTATAAGAATGGTTCAGCTCAGGGAGAAGGAGCTTTCTGGACTTGAATACTATCAGCTTGCAAAGAAGGTAAGAGGGCTTACGCAGGACTATGATGCCATGCTTTTTATAAACGATAGGGTAGACATTGCACTGGCGGTGAATGCGGACGGAGTGCACTTACCAGAAAAGGGTCTGCCACCCAGCGTGGTTAAGAGGATAGCACCGAATCTCCTCGTGGGATACTCCGCTCACAGCCTTGAGCAGGCTCTCTGGGCTCAAGAAGAGGGTGCGGACTTTATAACCCTTAGCCCTATCTTTAAAACCAAGTCCCATCCAGAAGTAGAACCTATAGGTCTTGGTCTGCTGATGGAGGTTTCTCAAAGGCTATCCATTCCAGTATACGCTTTAGGTGGGATTACATGGGATAGGATAAAGCTATGTTATAAAAACGGTGCCTATGGTATTGCCGGCATAGGACTTTTCTTTGACCATGTTGATAGTAATTGGGGGACCCACGGGTAG
- the efp gene encoding elongation factor P: MGVKIDINSVQRDMFIEHNGMPHRVLDYEHVKPGKGQAFVRVKAKNMQTGNVIEITYKSSDAIELADFEQVFAEYSYSDGDYYYFVSQTTYEMVPVSADNIREETKFLKEGMTVVVFFYKGQPIGIELPKQVELAVVETEPAFKGDTAAGGSKPAKLETGAVVQVPFFVKEGDIVKVDTRTGAYIEVVKRA, translated from the coding sequence ATGGGAGTGAAGATTGACATAAACAGCGTGCAGAGGGATATGTTTATTGAGCATAATGGCATGCCCCACAGGGTCTTGGACTACGAGCATGTGAAACCCGGTAAGGGTCAGGCTTTTGTGAGGGTCAAGGCAAAAAACATGCAGACGGGCAACGTAATTGAGATTACCTACAAGTCCTCTGATGCCATTGAGCTTGCGGACTTTGAGCAGGTCTTTGCGGAGTATTCCTACTCTGACGGAGACTACTACTATTTTGTGAGCCAAACTACATACGAGATGGTCCCTGTTTCTGCGGACAATATAAGGGAGGAGACCAAGTTCCTCAAAGAGGGTATGACGGTGGTGGTCTTTTTCTACAAGGGACAGCCCATAGGCATTGAACTTCCCAAACAGGTGGAGCTTGCAGTGGTGGAAACCGAGCCAGCCTTTAAGGGAGACACAGCGGCAGGTGGTTCAAAGCCTGCCAAACTGGAAACCGGTGCAGTGGTGCAGGTGCCCTTCTTTGTAAAGGAGGGAGACATAGTAAAGGTGGACACACGCACGGGAGCTTACATAGAGGTGGTAAAGAGAGCCTGA
- a CDS encoding MvaI/BcnI family restriction endonuclease: MKKADLLRKLREIKEKGFVMTMRIGSTGVGYTLEKLLGVSENNLAIPDIGGRIEIKATREGSSNYVTLFTFNKGVWVRPLKEIIKTYGYLDANGRLALKRTLFYNTDSGGLTIKLRRDDIQVFIDIVDLNNNLLGSYNLFNIQAKFLTKLSTVLFCVAETKIIDNLEHFHYKKFYILSNPTPERFIKAFEERYVGIDLRMHLKENGSVRNRGTAFRVKENHFLNLYERVEELPI, translated from the coding sequence ATGAAAAAAGCGGATTTGCTAAGAAAACTAAGGGAGATTAAGGAAAAAGGCTTTGTAATGACCATGCGTATTGGCTCCACAGGTGTGGGATATACATTAGAGAAACTTCTGGGAGTGTCAGAGAATAATTTAGCTATACCAGATATTGGTGGAAGGATAGAAATAAAAGCTACAAGAGAAGGTTCAAGCAATTATGTAACCTTGTTTACCTTTAACAAGGGTGTTTGGGTAAGACCCTTAAAGGAAATAATAAAAACATACGGTTATTTAGACGCAAATGGAAGGTTAGCATTAAAAAGAACATTGTTTTACAATACGGACTCTGGTGGCTTAACAATTAAACTAAGAAGAGATGATATACAGGTATTTATAGACATTGTGGATTTAAACAATAATCTCTTAGGGTCCTATAATCTTTTTAACATACAAGCAAAGTTTTTGACAAAACTCTCAACTGTTTTATTTTGCGTTGCGGAAACTAAAATAATTGACAACTTAGAGCACTTCCATTATAAAAAATTTTATATTCTATCTAACCCAACTCCAGAAAGATTTATAAAGGCTTTTGAAGAAAGATATGTGGGGATTGATTTGAGAATGCACTTGAAAGAGAATGGTTCTGTAAGGAATAGAGGAACTGCTTTCAGGGTTAAGGAAAACCACTTTCTAAATCTTTATGAAAGGGTAGAGGAGTTGCCAATATAG
- the miaA gene encoding tRNA (adenosine(37)-N6)-dimethylallyltransferase MiaA yields MLIVIGGPTGSGKSEVCCLLAERIGGEIISADSMCVYRHMDIGTAKPLECMGKVKHYLVDIVEPGEPFDAKLFEEFAFKAVGEILSKGKVPIVCGGTYLYIQALLYGIEETPPPDWKLRERLYEIADRKGSEYLYSRLRSVDPQYAQKISPKDTRRIVRALEVFINTGKPFSSFHRWSKPRFDFVGFYLRWSWERLSERLEERTKRMLEMGLMDEIEKLMKMGFENFLTSPQAIGYKEFIPCIKGEKPLQECLTEMVKNTKEYAKRQIRWFRKQGWHEVDMEKVGIEGAVEEILGYIGNSSTLS; encoded by the coding sequence ATGTTGATAGTAATTGGGGGACCCACGGGTAGTGGTAAGTCAGAGGTGTGCTGTCTTTTAGCAGAAAGAATTGGAGGAGAAATAATAAGTGCGGATTCCATGTGCGTCTACAGACATATGGATATTGGCACTGCAAAGCCTTTGGAATGTATGGGAAAGGTCAAACACTATCTGGTGGATATAGTAGAGCCGGGAGAACCCTTTGATGCTAAACTTTTTGAAGAGTTTGCTTTCAAGGCTGTAGGGGAGATATTAAGTAAGGGAAAAGTCCCCATAGTATGTGGTGGGACATATCTATACATTCAAGCACTGCTTTATGGAATAGAGGAAACGCCACCACCAGATTGGAAACTAAGGGAAAGACTCTACGAGATAGCAGACAGAAAGGGAAGTGAATATCTCTACAGCAGGCTTAGGTCTGTTGACCCACAATACGCACAGAAAATATCTCCAAAAGATACAAGAAGAATAGTTAGGGCTCTTGAAGTTTTCATAAATACGGGAAAACCCTTCTCCTCCTTTCATCGTTGGAGCAAGCCAAGGTTTGACTTTGTTGGGTTTTATCTTCGCTGGAGTTGGGAAAGGCTCTCTGAAAGACTTGAAGAAAGAACAAAGAGAATGCTTGAGATGGGACTAATGGATGAGATTGAAAAACTTATGAAAATGGGCTTTGAAAACTTTCTCACATCACCTCAAGCTATAGGCTACAAGGAGTTTATTCCCTGTATAAAAGGAGAAAAACCTCTGCAAGAGTGCCTTACTGAAATGGTAAAAAACACAAAGGAATACGCTAAAAGGCAGATAAGGTGGTTTAGAAAACAGGGATGGCATGAAGTGGACATGGAAAAGGTTGGTATAGAAGGGGCGGTAGAGGAGATATTAGGCTATATTGGCAACTCCTCTACCCTTTCATAA
- a CDS encoding DNA methyltransferase, producing the protein MIAISSKIRMPSWDFAGIKASNGRYGIHEYPAMLHYLLVRELLKEFGEGKKVLFDPFCGSGVSLCEGIRAGKKAIGIDINPLALLIAKVRSCQLYAQIPIREIIQEAKLSQPDIPKVKNLEYWFKPQVIENLGKLRAVIKKYKGTEFYELLLVAFSQTVRSTSNNRKGEFKRYRIDEKKLKYYNPNVFEVFGMTLFDYMQRLKEDNIPNGILEVYRKDVRESFYLKDTVDIVITSPPYGDSKTTVAYEQFSSFSLEWLSGLNPFGDTCQRELKSLSLGSSKNMDLNTSFDFSPSLYKTILRLSQISEKRAKEVLNFFIDLYYACKNITHILSRKAVVCFVVGNRTVSGINIPMDDIVREIYESLGLVHRGTFIRKIHNKRMPLLNSPTNQAGLKSNTMHYEYIVVMEKE; encoded by the coding sequence ATGATTGCTATATCCTCAAAAATTAGAATGCCTTCATGGGATTTTGCAGGTATAAAGGCAAGTAATGGAAGGTATGGAATTCACGAATATCCAGCTATGCTCCATTATTTACTCGTAAGAGAGTTATTAAAGGAGTTTGGAGAGGGTAAAAAGGTTCTCTTTGACCCTTTTTGTGGTAGTGGGGTTTCTCTTTGTGAGGGTATAAGAGCAGGCAAAAAAGCCATAGGTATAGATATAAACCCTCTTGCTCTGTTAATAGCAAAGGTTAGGTCTTGTCAACTCTATGCACAGATTCCAATAAGAGAGATAATTCAAGAAGCTAAGTTGAGCCAACCAGATATACCAAAAGTAAAAAACCTTGAATATTGGTTTAAACCACAAGTTATTGAAAACTTAGGTAAGCTAAGGGCTGTAATAAAAAAATACAAAGGGACAGAGTTTTATGAGCTTTTACTTGTAGCATTCTCTCAAACTGTTAGAAGTACCTCTAATAATCGAAAAGGGGAATTTAAGCGGTATAGAATTGATGAAAAAAAACTAAAATACTACAATCCGAATGTATTTGAAGTTTTTGGAATGACGTTGTTTGACTACATGCAGAGGCTCAAAGAAGACAATATACCAAACGGTATTCTGGAAGTGTATAGAAAAGATGTAAGGGAAAGTTTTTATCTCAAAGATACCGTGGATATAGTGATAACATCACCTCCCTATGGTGATAGCAAAACGACCGTAGCATACGAGCAGTTTTCAAGTTTTAGTTTAGAGTGGCTCAGTGGATTAAACCCCTTTGGAGACACATGCCAAAGAGAACTTAAAAGTCTATCTTTGGGAAGTTCTAAAAATATGGATTTAAATACTTCCTTTGACTTTTCTCCAAGCCTTTATAAAACAATTCTAAGACTTAGTCAGATTTCTGAAAAGAGAGCAAAAGAAGTCCTTAACTTTTTCATAGACCTATACTATGCCTGTAAAAATATAACGCATATCCTAAGTCGGAAAGCAGTTGTTTGCTTTGTTGTTGGAAATAGGACTGTATCAGGAATTAATATACCCATGGATGATATAGTTAGAGAGATTTACGAAAGTTTAGGTTTGGTTCATAGAGGGACATTTATTAGAAAAATTCACAATAAAAGAATGCCGCTTTTGAACTCTCCTACAAATCAAGCAGGATTGAAAAGCAACACAATGCACTACGAATACATAGTAGTTATGGAAAAGGAATGA
- a CDS encoding TldD/PmbA family protein, producing MVKEMLKGKSGYLLSNLLSQGGEYGEIFYERARACRVQLEDNKIDKVQWGIDEGVGIRLIKGGKTYYGYTTEPTFENLMEIVRTLARGLGHGPIKVGQRHIRGWTELSIDPDEMDINYRAQFLYRANEKARSYGDKVRQVTVVLMDRSREIMVINSLGETAEDTQKRVVFFVDVVAQENGLLQRGYESAGIRGGFELFERVPPEEIAKKATERALLMLRARPAPAGPFTVVLASQAGGTMIHEAVGHGFEADLVQKGLSVYKDKLGQKVASELITVIDDATLENHNGSFTVDDEGVPAQRTVLIQEGYLVGYMYDRLTAMKEGKQSTGNGRRQSYAHIPMVRMTNTYIAPGKDNPEDIIADTKKGVLVVKMGGGEVNTVTGDFVFEVMEGYMIENGKITYPIRSATLIGNGPKALMDVDAVGSDLGWSIGTCGKDGQGVPVTDAQPTLRIRSMVLGGTEV from the coding sequence ATGGTCAAAGAAATGCTAAAGGGAAAATCAGGCTATCTACTCTCTAATCTACTCTCTCAGGGTGGAGAATATGGAGAAATTTTTTACGAGAGGGCGCGCGCATGTAGGGTTCAACTTGAGGACAACAAAATAGATAAGGTTCAATGGGGTATTGATGAAGGTGTGGGTATAAGGCTTATAAAGGGTGGCAAAACCTATTACGGATACACTACAGAACCCACCTTTGAAAATCTAATGGAGATAGTAAGGACCCTCGCAAGGGGCTTGGGGCATGGACCTATCAAGGTGGGGCAAAGGCATATAAGGGGCTGGACGGAGCTAAGCATAGACCCCGACGAGATGGACATAAACTACAGGGCTCAGTTTCTCTACAGGGCAAATGAAAAGGCAAGGAGCTATGGAGATAAGGTGAGGCAGGTGACAGTTGTCCTCATGGACCGCTCAAGGGAGATAATGGTCATAAACAGCCTTGGGGAGACCGCCGAGGACACTCAGAAAAGGGTTGTCTTTTTTGTAGACGTGGTCGCTCAGGAAAACGGGCTTTTGCAGAGAGGCTACGAGTCTGCGGGCATAAGGGGTGGTTTTGAGCTTTTTGAGAGGGTTCCACCAGAGGAAATAGCAAAAAAAGCTACAGAGAGGGCCCTTCTTATGCTTAGGGCAAGGCCTGCACCTGCTGGTCCCTTTACAGTGGTGCTTGCCTCTCAGGCGGGTGGCACTATGATACATGAGGCGGTGGGGCATGGCTTTGAGGCGGACTTGGTGCAGAAGGGGCTTTCTGTATACAAGGACAAGCTGGGACAGAAGGTAGCCAGCGAGCTTATTACTGTCATAGACGATGCCACCCTTGAAAACCATAACGGCTCCTTTACGGTGGACGATGAGGGTGTGCCAGCTCAAAGGACTGTGCTTATTCAGGAGGGCTACTTAGTGGGCTACATGTATGACAGGCTAACCGCCATGAAGGAAGGCAAGCAGTCCACTGGAAACGGCAGAAGGCAAAGCTACGCCCACATTCCCATGGTAAGAATGACCAACACCTATATAGCACCAGGCAAAGACAACCCAGAGGATATAATAGCGGACACAAAGAAAGGTGTGTTAGTGGTAAAGATGGGGGGAGGTGAGGTAAATACAGTCACAGGAGACTTTGTCTTTGAAGTGATGGAAGGCTACATGATAGAAAATGGAAAAATAACCTATCCTATAAGGTCCGCAACTTTGATAGGCAACGGTCCTAAGGCTCTTATGGATGTGGACGCGGTAGGCTCGGACTTAGGATGGAGTATAGGAACCTGTGGAAAGGATGGGCAAGGTGTGCCTGTAACAGATGCTCAGCCAACCTTAAGGATAAGGTCAATGGTTTTGGGTGGGACGGAGGTTTAG